One Streptosporangium sp. NBC_01495 DNA window includes the following coding sequences:
- a CDS encoding acyltransferase family protein translates to MSSTTPIGADSPKTPVARLAWLDALRGIGAVAVLLEHLLPWFMPALRPYWFNLGMYGVLVFFLVSGYIIPASLERRGDVRAFWISRVFRLYPIYLLVAAAVLVMAIWMPVREQVPRDLSSVSAHATMLLDVVHLGGLADTMWTLSYEMVFYLVVTALFVGGVHRASGTFAVGFGAVAVVAGLLLTGPPLKGPWPAYVSGVLFFAGLACLISGRFQKAAAYVLGTMALVLLIFSGFVPWLGAAILAVMFAGTAIRRWEQGTGGLWPVAAATVLVALAPVWSGQAGWWWVRPGPWFATMALAGVTFAGAMALRERRLPRFLVWLGLVSYSIYLLHHPLLRLMHAVVGDVRDAGQVVQLSLSAAFVLVVLGLSLLTHRYVELPMQRLGRRLARRPSSSEVASSR, encoded by the coding sequence GTGTCCTCCACCACCCCCATCGGCGCAGACTCCCCCAAGACCCCCGTCGCCCGCCTGGCGTGGCTCGACGCGTTGCGCGGCATCGGCGCGGTCGCCGTGTTGCTGGAGCACCTGCTGCCCTGGTTCATGCCCGCGCTGAGACCGTACTGGTTCAACCTCGGGATGTACGGCGTCCTGGTGTTCTTCCTGGTCAGCGGCTATATCATCCCGGCCTCGCTGGAGAGGCGCGGCGACGTCAGGGCGTTCTGGATCAGCAGGGTGTTCCGGCTCTACCCGATCTACCTGCTGGTCGCGGCGGCCGTCCTGGTCATGGCGATCTGGATGCCCGTCCGCGAGCAGGTGCCCAGGGACCTGTCGTCGGTGTCGGCGCACGCCACGATGCTGCTGGACGTGGTGCACCTGGGCGGCCTGGCCGACACCATGTGGACGCTCTCCTACGAGATGGTCTTCTACCTCGTCGTCACCGCGCTGTTCGTCGGGGGTGTGCACCGCGCGAGCGGGACCTTCGCGGTGGGCTTCGGCGCCGTCGCGGTCGTGGCGGGGCTGCTGCTGACGGGGCCGCCGCTGAAGGGGCCCTGGCCCGCGTACGTGTCCGGCGTGCTGTTCTTCGCGGGCCTGGCGTGCCTGATCAGCGGCCGGTTCCAGAAGGCCGCCGCGTACGTCCTCGGCACGATGGCGCTGGTGCTCCTGATCTTCTCGGGGTTCGTGCCGTGGCTGGGGGCGGCGATTCTCGCGGTGATGTTCGCCGGGACCGCGATCCGCCGCTGGGAGCAGGGCACGGGCGGGCTCTGGCCCGTGGCGGCGGCGACCGTGCTCGTGGCGCTGGCCCCGGTCTGGTCAGGGCAGGCGGGCTGGTGGTGGGTGCGGCCGGGGCCGTGGTTCGCGACCATGGCGCTGGCCGGGGTGACGTTCGCGGGCGCGATGGCCTTGCGCGAGCGCCGGCTGCCCCGGTTCCTCGTCTGGCTGGGCCTGGTCAGTTACTCGATCTACCTGCTGCACCACCCGCTGCTGCGGCTCATGCACGCCGTTGTCGGTGACGTAAGGGACGCGGGGCAGGTGGTGCAGCTGTCGCTGTCGGCAGCGTTCGTGCTGGTGGTGCTCGGCCTGAGCCTGCTCACCCACCGCTACGTGGAGCTTCCCATGCAGCGGCTGGGCAGGCGGCTGGCCCGGAGGCCGTCTTCCAGCGAGGTCGCCTCCTCACGGTGA
- the guaA gene encoding glutamine-hydrolyzing GMP synthase produces MFLLGVLVSEFDTVLVVDFGAQYAQLIARRVRECHVYSEIVPSTMPVEEMMAKKPKAIILSGGPSSVYAEGAPAAPAGLFQTGVPTFGICYGFQVMAQELGGEVARTGTAEYGGTHLDVGRQGVLFAGLPATQSVWMSHGDSVSAAPEGFTVTAATAQTPVAAFEHPELGLYGVQFHPEVLHSEHGQAVLRHFLDAAGCRPSWTMLNIVEDAVEVIRAQIGPEGRAICGLSGGVDSAVAAAMVQRAIGDRLTCVFVDHGLLRKGEAEQVERDFVAVTGVKLRVVDAQERFLKALDGVTDPEEKRKIIGREFIRVFEDEQRAIIADGPVDFLVQGTLYPDVVESGGGTGTANIKSHHNVGGLPDDLQFSLVEPLRALFKDEVRRAGEELGLPAAMVWRQPFPGPGLGIRIVGAVSRERLEILREADAIAREELSRAGLDREIWQCPVVLLADVRSVGVQGDGRTYGHPVVLRPVSSEDAMTADWSRVPYDVLARISTRITNEVREVNRVVLDVTSKPPGTIEWE; encoded by the coding sequence CTGTTCCTTTTGGGGGTCTTGGTGTCTGAGTTCGACACGGTCCTGGTCGTCGACTTCGGCGCGCAGTACGCGCAGCTGATCGCGCGAAGGGTGCGTGAATGCCACGTCTACTCCGAGATCGTCCCCTCGACGATGCCGGTCGAGGAGATGATGGCCAAGAAGCCCAAGGCGATCATCCTGTCCGGCGGTCCCTCGTCGGTGTACGCCGAGGGCGCCCCCGCCGCCCCCGCGGGCCTGTTCCAGACCGGCGTGCCGACCTTCGGCATCTGCTACGGCTTCCAGGTCATGGCCCAGGAGCTCGGCGGGGAGGTGGCCAGGACCGGCACCGCCGAGTACGGCGGCACCCACCTCGACGTCGGGCGGCAGGGCGTGCTCTTCGCGGGGCTGCCCGCCACCCAGTCGGTCTGGATGTCCCACGGTGACAGCGTCTCCGCCGCCCCCGAGGGCTTCACCGTCACCGCCGCGACCGCTCAGACGCCCGTCGCCGCCTTCGAACACCCCGAGCTGGGCCTGTACGGCGTCCAGTTCCACCCCGAGGTCCTGCACTCCGAGCACGGCCAGGCCGTGCTGAGGCACTTCCTCGACGCCGCGGGCTGCCGTCCCTCCTGGACGATGCTCAACATCGTCGAGGACGCGGTCGAGGTGATCCGCGCCCAGATCGGCCCCGAGGGCCGCGCCATCTGCGGCCTCTCCGGCGGTGTCGACTCCGCGGTGGCCGCCGCCATGGTCCAGCGGGCCATCGGTGACCGGCTGACCTGCGTCTTCGTTGATCACGGGCTGCTGCGCAAGGGCGAGGCCGAGCAGGTCGAGCGCGACTTCGTGGCCGTCACCGGTGTCAAGCTCCGCGTGGTCGACGCCCAGGAGCGCTTCCTGAAGGCGCTCGACGGGGTCACCGACCCCGAGGAGAAGCGCAAGATCATCGGCCGCGAGTTCATCAGGGTCTTCGAGGACGAGCAGCGCGCCATCATCGCCGACGGCCCCGTCGACTTCCTCGTCCAGGGCACCCTCTACCCGGACGTGGTCGAGTCCGGCGGCGGCACCGGCACCGCCAACATCAAGTCCCACCACAACGTCGGCGGACTCCCCGACGATCTCCAGTTCTCGCTGGTGGAGCCGCTCCGCGCGTTGTTCAAGGACGAGGTGCGCCGGGCCGGGGAGGAGCTGGGCCTGCCCGCCGCCATGGTCTGGCGCCAGCCGTTCCCCGGCCCCGGCCTGGGCATCCGCATCGTCGGCGCGGTCAGCCGCGAGCGCCTGGAGATCCTCCGCGAGGCCGACGCCATCGCCCGCGAGGAGCTCTCCCGCGCCGGTCTCGACCGGGAGATCTGGCAGTGCCCGGTCGTCCTGCTCGCCGACGTCCGCTCGGTGGGCGTCCAGGGCGACGGCCGCACCTACGGTCACCCGGTCGTCCTGCGCCCGGTCTCCAGCGAGGACGCCATGACCGCCGACTGGTCGCGCGTCCCGTACGACGTGCTCGCCCGCATCTCCACCCGCATCACCAACGAGGTCCGCGAGGTCAACAGGGTGGTGCTCGACGTGACCAGCAAGCCCCCGGGCACCATCGAGTGGGAGTAG